The following proteins come from a genomic window of Citrobacter europaeus:
- a CDS encoding NAD(P)H-dependent oxidoreductase gives MSNILIINGAKKFGHSNGQLNDTLTEVADGILRDLGHDVKVVRADSDYDVQTEVQNFVWADAVIWQMPGWWMGAPWTVKKYIDDVFTAGHGTLYASDGRTRSDASKKYGSGGLIQGKKYMLSLTWNAPMEAFTEKDQFFHGVGVDGVYLPFHKANQFLGMEALPTFITNDVIKMPDVPRYIAEYRKHLNEIFG, from the coding sequence ATGAGCAACATTCTGATTATCAATGGTGCGAAAAAATTCGGCCATTCTAATGGTCAACTGAATGACACCCTGACCGAGGTCGCGGACGGTATCCTGCGCGACCTCGGGCATGATGTTAAAGTCGTACGCGCAGACAGCGATTATGACGTTCAAACAGAAGTGCAGAACTTCGTGTGGGCCGATGCGGTTATCTGGCAAATGCCTGGCTGGTGGATGGGCGCACCGTGGACCGTGAAAAAATACATCGATGACGTGTTTACCGCAGGTCACGGTACGCTGTATGCCAGCGATGGCCGTACACGTTCAGATGCCTCTAAAAAATACGGTTCCGGCGGGCTGATTCAGGGCAAAAAATACATGTTGTCTCTGACCTGGAACGCACCGATGGAAGCCTTCACAGAAAAAGATCAGTTCTTCCATGGCGTTGGCGTTGATGGCGTTTATCTCCCGTTCCATAAAGCAAACCAGTTCCTGGGAATGGAAGCGCTGCCGACCTTTATCACCAATGACGTGATTAAAATGCCGGACGTCCCGCGTTATATCGCAGAATATCGCAAGCATCTGAACGAAATTTTTGGTTAA
- a CDS encoding antibiotic biosynthesis monooxygenase — protein sequence MLTVIAEIRTRPGQHHRQAVLDQFAKIVPTVLKEEGCHGYAPMVDHAAGVSFQTTAPDSIVMIEQWESIAHLEAHLQTPHMKAYSEAVKGDVLEMNIRILESGI from the coding sequence ATGCTTACCGTTATTGCAGAAATCCGTACACGTCCAGGTCAACATCACCGCCAGGCGGTACTGGATCAGTTCGCTAAAATCGTTCCGACCGTACTGAAAGAAGAAGGCTGCCACGGCTACGCGCCGATGGTCGATCATGCTGCTGGCGTCAGTTTTCAGACCACGGCCCCGGACTCAATCGTGATGATTGAACAGTGGGAAAGCATTGCGCATCTTGAAGCGCATTTGCAGACACCGCACATGAAAGCCTATAGCGAAGCCGTGAAAGGTGATGTGCTGGAGATGAATATTCGTATTCTGGAATCTGGCATTTAA